The sequence below is a genomic window from Acidobacteriota bacterium.
TCCACGACCCAGCCGTTCTTGAGGTTGACCTTGAACTTGTCCAGACCCTTGTCGTCCGAGAAGTCGAACGTGTTCGCGTGCGTGCCCTCGAAGGTCTTGCCGGGCAGCGGGTCGCAGTTGTTGATGTCCGCGTCGATGGAGCACACGATGATCGGGTCGTGGCTGCCGAGCACCTTCATCTCGGTGAGGGGCTCGAAAGGGACCGGGAGCGTGTTCGCGGCGTGGCCGTCCTTGCGCGTGAGCGCGACGCGGGCGCTCTGGCGGATCACGCCCGAGACGCCTTCGGGCACGGTCAGGACGGCGAGGTTGTCCTTCCAGATCTCCACGGCGAGGTTCAGGCCGCCGCCCGGGAACTGGCCCTCGAGGCGCGCCGTTCCCGCCGACGACCCGAGCGCCTGCCCGGCCACCATGAAGCTCGAGCCCGGCATGACGTACGCGGCCCCGACGCTCGTGAGCTTCGGGTCCTTGGGGGGCGCCGGTGTCGGATTCGGGCCGCCCGGCGCGGGCGCGCCCCCGGCGAATCTGCCGGCCTCGGCGAGCGCCGAGGCCTTGAGCGAGCGCGCCTTCTCGGTCTGTGTCGTCGCGTGGCGTGCCTTCATCTGTTCAAAGGCGGAGAGCTTCGAGCGTATCTGCGACTCGAGATCCGCGCGCACCTGCGCGCGCCCCTTCTCGAGATCGGTCTTGATCTGTGCTTTCGTCGTGACCTTGCCGTTGAGCGTGACGGGCTCCTGGTCCCCAAGAGCGTGCAGCTGCGCTTTCGAAAGGCCCGTGAGGTTCCGGGCCGGCGGGTCGACGGCCCGGGCCTCCAGGGCGGAAAGGATCAGGGCGGCGGCGATGAGGGAATGACGGGTCGTCGGGGTGCGCATGTCGTCCTCCTGCCCCCGAACTCGACGTCCGGGGGCAAGAGGGGACAGATCACCCCGCCCACGGAAGCGTGAACCGGGCGAGGGGCGCGCATTCGCGCGCTCTCTTCTCGAGCCCGACGACTTCGACGTCGAGCCCGGAGATGCTGGGCGTCCCAAGCAGAAAATGGAAATGGCGCAGCTCCGGCCCGTCGAACAGGTCGTCGGCGTGCCGGCGGGCCGCGCCCCGGGCGAGCCTCGCGCGCGGCCCGCCTCCCCCGCCGGCCACGAGGAACGTCTTCGCGCCGCGGACGAAGTGCTCGTAGCTGTGGACGTGTCCCGCGACCATCGCGAGCGTCTTTCGCGCCGCGGCAAAGGGCGGCACGAACGCCCGCCGCACGTGGAGCTCGTCTCCCGTGACCGTGCTGTTCGTGAACGGCGGATGGTGGACGAATACGACGACGCCGCGGACGGCGGGGTCCGCGTCGAGCGCCGCGAGCGTCTCGCCGAGCCACGACTCCTGCTCCCTCCATGCCTCTCTTCCGAGCTCACGCTCGTTGGAATCGAGAAACAGCAGCCCGAGAGACCCATAGGTCTCGGCGTACCAGCGCCGTCCGGCGAGAGTCGGGAACCTTTCGAAGAAATTCCGCAAGGCGATCCGCGACCTGAGCCAGTACTCGTGGTTCCCGAGGATCGGGAGGATCGGGATGCCCGCGGCGCGGAGCGGCTGTGTCAGCGCGTCGAAGAACTCCCAGTCCCGGCGGGACGATCCCTGGAAGACGAGATCGCCGAGGCCCACGACGAAGTCCGGGCTCCGCGCCGCGATCTCCGCGACGAGGCGACGGCGCTCCTCGGGGTTCGACTCCCTCCAGAACTCCGCGCGCGACGTGCGCTGAAGGTCGCCGACGACGGCGAAGCGTCCGGACTTCGCCTCGATCAAGCGGCTCCCACGATCCCTCGGAGGAGCCCTGGGTCGTCCGTGATGATCCCGTCGACGCCCAGCGTCGCGAGATCGCGGAGGCGCGGCTCGTCGTTCAGGGTCCAGGCGACGACGCTCACGATACGGCCGCGCCGCCGGGCCCGCAGGACGTGGTCGATCTCGTCCCGGAAGTCGCCCCACGTCCGGCGCCCGAGGCCCATCGAGACGTGCGAAAACCCCGCACGCCGGGCGGTCCGAACGACCCCCGGCAGCTCGAAGTCCGCCGTCGGCACGATCGCGTCCGGCAGCGGATCGCGGCGCGCCTCCTCCGCGAGAGCCGCCGCGATCTCGCGCTGCGGCGTGAGGAGGTGATACGTGAGCCCGCGGCGGTGATCCGGCCTCCGAACACGCTCGGCGAGGAGCCGGAGGAGCCTCACGGCCTCGGGCGCCGCGTCGGCGCCCAGTTTGACGTCGAGAAACACGTGACCGAGCCGCCCCGCGCCCGGCGCCCAGGCGAGGAGGTCGTCGAGGAGCGCCGGCGCCACCTCGGGACGGCGCGAACCGTCGAGAGGGTTCGCGAGTCCTTCCGTCGCGCGCACGTACCCGTAGTGCTCGAGGAACAGTGCCTTCTCGCACTCGCGGACGGGGCGACGAAGCCCCGACCCGAGGACCGGCAGGGCCGGGAGAAACGCGAAATCCCCCTCCACCCCCGCCTGGCGCACGAGCGCGACGCCTGCGGACGGCTCGGCATCGTGCCAGAGCA
It includes:
- a CDS encoding metallophosphoesterase yields the protein MIEAKSGRFAVVGDLQRTSRAEFWRESNPEERRRLVAEIAARSPDFVVGLGDLVFQGSSRRDWEFFDALTQPLRAAGIPILPILGNHEYWLRSRIALRNFFERFPTLAGRRWYAETYGSLGLLFLDSNERELGREAWREQESWLGETLAALDADPAVRGVVVFVHHPPFTNSTVTGDELHVRRAFVPPFAAARKTLAMVAGHVHSYEHFVRGAKTFLVAGGGGGPRARLARGAARRHADDLFDGPELRHFHFLLGTPSISGLDVEVVGLEKRARECAPLARFTLPWAG
- a CDS encoding glycerophosphodiester phosphodiesterase, encoding MTYLGDASLPRRIVRSLAGLFRRALPARRAAGRVWVIGHRGAARFAPENTLASFEKALEIGADAIETDVCVTRDGCFVLWHDAEPSAGVALVRQAGVEGDFAFLPALPVLGSGLRRPVRECEKALFLEHYGYVRATEGLANPLDGSRRPEVAPALLDDLLAWAPGAGRLGHVFLDVKLGADAAPEAVRLLRLLAERVRRPDHRRGLTYHLLTPQREIAAALAEEARRDPLPDAIVPTADFELPGVVRTARRAGFSHVSMGLGRRTWGDFRDEIDHVLRARRRGRIVSVVAWTLNDEPRLRDLATLGVDGIITDDPGLLRGIVGAA